A genomic stretch from Chitinophaga agri includes:
- the dprA gene encoding DNA-processing protein DprA: MQEELRHQIALTQIPQIGDIVAKKLLAHFGTAGNVLHASRRELAHTPDIGSVRADAIFQFRDYRRADKEIEFMQQNDIRPVFYTSDDYPQRLRHCADSPVMLYYKGNANLNAGKIVSIVGTRAPGEYGKMICAQLVEELAAHHVTIVSGMAYGIDIIAHKRSIQHGIPTIGVLAHGLDRIYPPQHKSIGTMMTDNGGLLTEFLSYTQPDKQHFPMRNRIVAGIADATIVIESGIQGGSMITADIANSYNRDVFAIPGRIGDPHAAGCNELIRSNRAMLLSGAGDLLQAMGWDTDMQKSPPRHNPQTELFVTLDEAEQHIVTLFNNGEQKHIDQLRQESHLPGSQVSALVLKLEMLHVLRSLPGQKYQLVS, from the coding sequence ATGCAGGAGGAATTACGCCACCAGATTGCACTTACACAAATTCCACAGATAGGAGATATTGTCGCCAAGAAGCTATTGGCACACTTCGGTACAGCGGGCAATGTACTACATGCATCACGAAGAGAATTAGCGCATACACCTGATATCGGTAGTGTCAGAGCGGATGCGATTTTTCAGTTCCGTGATTACCGGCGGGCAGACAAAGAGATTGAATTCATGCAACAAAATGACATCCGGCCGGTGTTCTACACCAGCGATGATTATCCACAACGGCTGCGTCATTGTGCGGATAGCCCGGTGATGTTGTATTATAAAGGCAATGCCAATCTGAATGCCGGAAAGATCGTCAGTATTGTCGGCACGCGCGCACCTGGTGAATATGGTAAGATGATCTGCGCACAACTGGTAGAAGAACTGGCTGCACATCATGTCACTATTGTAAGCGGAATGGCGTATGGCATAGACATCATTGCACATAAACGGTCTATCCAGCATGGCATTCCGACGATCGGCGTACTGGCGCACGGGCTGGACCGCATTTATCCACCGCAGCATAAGAGTATCGGAACAATGATGACGGATAATGGCGGACTGCTCACAGAGTTCCTGAGTTATACACAGCCGGACAAACAGCATTTCCCGATGCGTAACAGGATCGTAGCCGGTATTGCGGATGCTACAATCGTCATTGAGAGCGGTATCCAGGGAGGTTCTATGATCACTGCGGATATTGCCAACAGCTATAACAGGGATGTCTTTGCTATTCCCGGCCGGATCGGTGATCCGCATGCTGCCGGTTGTAATGAACTGATACGCTCGAACCGGGCGATGTTGCTGTCAGGTGCCGGGGACCTGCTGCAGGCAATGGGATGGGATACGGATATGCAAAAAAGCCCTCCCCGCCACAACCCGCAAACAGAATTGTTCGTTACACTGGATGAAGCCGAGCAACATATTGTTACCTTATTCAATAATGGTGAACAGAAACATATTGACCAGTTACGGCAGGAAAGCCATCTGCCTGGCAGTCAGGTCAGTGCACTGGTATTAAAACTGGAGATGCTGCATGTATTGAGAAGCCTTCCTGGTCAAAAATATCAGCTGGTATCCTAG